DNA from Cyanobium sp. ATX 6F1:
CACTGGGAACCACTGGGCGATGAGGGTCCGCAGGGCTGGCTGCTGGGGAAGCGGTTGCTCTGGAGAGACGGCCCCGCGCTGCCGGCCCCCTGGGGGGCCCTCTCAGAGCTCGACCCCGTTGAACAGGAGCTGTGGCGGCTGCGCCAGGGCTTCCCCGCCGCCCCCGGTGAACTGAATGACGACACCAACCCCTTCGAGCTGGGGCTGGCCGATCGGGTCAGCCTCAGCAAGGGTTGCTACGTGGGCCAGGAGACCCTGGCCAAACTGAGCACCTACGACGGCGTCAAGCAACAGCTCCGTCGCTTCGTCTCTGCCCCGGGAGCCCCGAGAGCCGCCCTGGCAGCGGGCAGCGTCCTGGTCACGGCGGCGGGGGAGCGGGCCGGCAAGGTCAGCTCCTGCCTGGAGCTCACGGCCAGCTCAGCCGGAACGCGCCAGGTGGTCGGCCTGGCTCTGGTGCGCCGTCAGGCCCTGGCCGAACCGGTGCTCTGGGCGGGTGGAGCGGCGGGCACGGGCTGGGCCCTGGAGCTCTCGTTGCCCGAGGCCTTCGTGGCTCCGCCGCTGGGGGCCGGCCGGCCGAAGCTCTGAGCAGCGCCCGGCGCAGCACCGTCAGCTCCTGCTGTCCTGCTCCAGCAACCACTGGGCCACACGCCAGGTGGCCAGGCCGTCGTCGTGGTTGTAGCGGAAGATCCGGCGCAGCAGGTGATGGCTGCCCCGGGGGGCGCTGGCCGTTCCCGAGCGCCATTGCCGCCACCAGAGCAGGCAGCGGGCCCCATCCACCCCCTTCTGACTCCACTGGAACCCAAGCCAGCCGGCCACCGCCTTGAGCCCATAGCTGTTCACCGGCAGCAGCCAATGGCGCTTCAGCCGCTGGTGCAGATCCAGGCAGCGGGCCCGCAGGGCCTCCAGCTCGGCGTCCGTGGCGCCCTGGCGCTGGGCCAGGCGCACCAGGGCCAGCGATTCGGTCTCGCCGTAATGGAGCACCGGCCAGCCGGGGTAGCGCGCCAGCAGGCGCTGGAGGCGCAGCCAGAGGCGCGCCTCGCCGTGTTCGTAGAGCGCCATCAGCGGGTGGTAGGGGGCGGCGTCGGCATCACCCCAGCCATCCGATCCCCGCTCCAGGCGCAGAAAGCCGTGCAGAAAATCATCGCGGGCATCGGGATCCGATTCGATGTCGTAGATCAGCACCCCCGGCGCCGACTCCAGCTCCGGCAGGGCGGGACCGGCCCCCAGGCGCTGCGGCACCCCCGAGCGCTGCACCCGGGCCTGGGCGACCAGCTGGGCCGCCACCTCCCGGTGCTGTTCCCCGTGCACCTCAAGGGCGTCCGCCAGCTGCTCGGGATCGGCCGCCGCCAGGTCGGCGAGCCTCGGCAGCCCCAGCTCGATCAGCAGCTCCCGGCGCTTGGCGCCGATGCCGCTCACCTCGCTGAGGTGCCCCTCCGCCGCCGCCTCGCGCCCGCAGAAGCCCCGCCAACTGCAGAGGGTGCATTTCTTGCGGTCGGTGGTCAGCGGCGGCATGGGCCCGGCGCCGAGCTCCTCGCCCATGCGCAGCAGCTGCCCGTCCAGCTGGCGCTCCAGGGCTGGGGTCAGGGCCAGCCGTTCCTGCTCCAGCGCGCCACCGGAAACCGCGACCACCAGAGCGTGGTCCACGGGACCCTGCTGGGTGCGGGCCAGAAGCCGGCCCGAGAAACTCATCGCGAGCCGATGCTCGCGGGTGAGGCGGCGGCCCTGGCGGGCGAGCACGGGCCGGTAGGCCCAGCCCCCCCAGCGGCTGTGCCCCTCCACCCGCTGCAGCAGGGGCGGATGGGCCTCCAGCTCCAGACCCCCGGGTCCGGGGCCGCGCAGGCGCAGGCCCACCACCGCCTCGGCCCCCTCCGCGCAGGCCCCTGGGCCATGGCGGGGGCGCCTGGGCACCAGGGCCGCAAAGCTGCGGTACTGATCCTCCAGTTGCAGGCTGCGGTGGGCCGTCCAGAGCCGCTCGGAGGCCTCCCCGTGCAGGTCAAGCCAGGCGCGGCGACGGCAACGCAACCAACTACGCAACAGACGATCGGTGATCGGTAACCGATCGTTCGGCGTAGTTGGCCCCATCGGGGCACGCTACGGCGGCCGGTGGCCTGCCACCAGGCCGGCACGACGACGCCCCCAAGTGCCGCCTCCGGCTGCTACGGCTAGGCCAGCGCGTCCGCACCGATGGCCTCTGCCCCCCTGCCCCTGGTTCCCAGCCCGATCGCCTTCGGCACCGATGGCTGGCGGGGCATCCTCGGGGTGGACATCACCATCGAACGCCTGCTGAGCGTGGCCGCCGCCGCCGCCCGGGAGCTGGAGCATTCCGCCCCCGAAGGTCTGCGCAGCCGCGAGGTGGTGATCGGCTACGACCGTCGCTTCATGGCGCCGGAGTTCGCCGCCGCCATCGCCGCGGCCGTGCGCGGCGCCGATCTGGAACCCGTGCTCACCGACACCCCGGTGCCCACCCCCGCCTGCAGCTGGGCGGTGGTGGAACGCGCCGCCCTCGGGGCGCTCGTGATCACCGCCAGCCACAACCCGCCCGAATGGCTCGGGCTGAAGATCAAGGGCCACTTCGGCGGCTCGGTGGAGGGCGACTTCACCGCCCGGGTGGAGCGGCGTCTGGCGGCGGGGGGGATCACGGTGCCGATCGAGGGCGACACCCCCCTGATCGATGGTTGGGGCGGCTACCTCGATGGCCTGCGCCGCCAGGTGGACACCGCCGCCCTGGCCTCAGGCCTGGCTGAATTGGGCCTGAAGGTGATCGTCGATCCGATGCACGGCTCAGCCGCCGGCGGCCTCGGAGCCCTGCTGGGCGAGGGGATCAGCGAGATCCGCTCAGCGCGGGATCCCCTGTTCGGCGGCCACCCCCCCGAACCCCTGGCCCCCTACCTCAACGAGCTGATCGCCCGGGTGAACGCCAGCACCGCCGCCGGCCAACCGGCAGTGGGGATCGTCTTCGATGGCGATGGCGACCGCATCGCCGCCATCGACGAACACGGCCGCTACTGCAGCACCCAACTGCTGATGCCGCTGCTGATCGACCACCTGGCCGGGGCCAGGGGCCTTCCGGGAAAGGTGATCAAGACCGTGAGCGGCTCGGATCTGATGGCGGCCGTGGCCGAAGACCTGGGTCGCGAGGTGATCGAGAAGCCCGTGGGCTTCAAGTACATCGCCAGCGAAATGCTCGCCGGCGAGGTGCTGATCGGCGGCGAGGAGTCCGGTGGGGTGGGCTTCGGCCTCCATCTGCCCGAGCGCGATGCCCTGCTCGTGGCCCTGCTGCTGCTGGAGGCCCTGGTGGAGGGCGGCCTGCCCCTGGGGGCCCGCCTCAATGCCCTCCAACAACGTTGCGGAGGCGCCAGCGCCTACGACCGCCTCGACCTGCGCCTCAAGGACATGGCCAGCCGAGCGCGGCTGGAGCGGCAGCTGGCGGAAGCGCCCCCCGCTGAGGTGGCCGGCGCCCCCGTGCGCGAGGTGATCCGCACCGATGGCGTCAAGTTGCGGCTCGGGCCGAGCCACTGGCTGATGCTGCGCTTCTCCGGCACCGAACCGCTGCTGCGGCTCTACTGCGAAGCGCCCAGCGAGGAGCGGGTGGCCCAGGTGCTGGCCTGGGCGCGCGCCCTGGCGGAGCAGGCGTGAGCGCCGTCCACGGGTTCGAGGGCGGCCCCAGGGTGCTGGTGATCGCCAGCGGCAACGCCGGCAAGCTGCGGGAGTTCACGGCCCTGCTCTCCGGCCTCAACCTGGAACTGCTGCCCCAGCCGGCGGGCCTGGAGGTGGAGGAAACCGGCGACAGCTTCGCCGCCAATGCCCGGCTCAAGGCCGAAGCGGTGGCCCGGGCCACGGGCCACTGGGCCCTGGCCGACGACTCCGGCCTCAGCGTGGGGGCCCTCGGCGGCGCACCCGGCCTCCACTCGGCCCGCTACGCCGCCAGCGACTCCGAGCGCATCGCACGTCTGCTGCGGGAGCTGGACGCCGCCGGCAGCCCCGAAACTCCTGCCGACCGCAGGGCCCAGTTCACGGCCGCCCTGGCGCTGGCGGACCCCAGCGGCCAGACGGTGCTGGAGGTGGAGGGGATCTGTCCGGGGGAGATCCTCGAGGCGCCCAGAGGCGTGGGCGGCTTCGGCTACGACCCGATCTTCTGGGTTCCCGAGGCGGCCCAGACCTTCGCCGAGATGGACCCGGAGCTCAAACGGCGCCTGGGCCACCGCGGCCGGGCCCTCGAAGCGCTCCTGCCCCGGCTGCGGCCCCTCCTGGACGGATCGCCGCTGGGCTGAACCGCTCAGCCGGGGGGCGCCTCGCCGAAGGGCTGGGCAGGCCAGGGGGGCACGGTGCTGCCGTTGCCGTTGCGCATGGCGTGGTAGCCGGGGGAGAGGATTTCCACGCCAGCGGCCGCAAACTGGTCCTGGATCGCGCCGAGCAGATCGGAGAGGCTGCGGCGGTAGGTCTCCACATCGGCTACGTAGGCGTTGAGCTCGTAGCTGATGTGGAAGTCGTTAAGGGAGGTCTGCAGCACAAAGGGGGGAACCTCCTGGCTGATGCCGGCGGTGGCGGCGGCGGCGGCGAGCATCAACTGGTGCACCTGGCGCCAGGGCACGTCGTAGCCGATGGTGACCGTGGTGGCGATCACCACAGGCTCATCGATCTCCCGCCGGGCCAGGCTGTAGTTGACGATCGAGGCACCGAGCACGGTGGCGTTGGGGATGCTCACCACTTCGTTACGGGGGGTGCGCAGGCGGGTCACCAGCAGGGCGCTGTCGTGAACGATGCCGACGGTACCGTTGATGCTGACCCGGTCCCCCTCCTGGTAGGCGCGGGTGTAGGTGAGCATCAGCCCGCCGATCAGGTTGGCGGCCACGGCGCTGGAGCCCAGGGCCGCCAGCACCCCCACGAACAAGCCCGCCCCCTGGAAGGCCTTGCTGTTGGCACCAGGGATGTAGGGGTAGGCCAGCACCGCCCCCAACAACAGGATGCCGATCCCCACCAGCCGGGCCGTGGGCCGCGCCCACTCGGGATAGAACCAGCGCAGGCGCAGGTTCCCCAGCTCCACCGCCTTGAACCAGGCGTTGCTGGCGCGCATCAACAGCACACTGAGCCCCAGGATCACCGCCACGGAGATCAGGTCGGGAATGGCCCGAACCAACGAAGCGAAACCGCCCACCACCAGGGCCCTGATCTGGCCGGTCAGGGTCTGGGAGAGGGCCTGGGTGGGCGGGAAGAGCCCCAGGAACAGGGGGATCGAGAGGTAACTGACCAGCAGCAGCACGGCGCCATGGACGATCCGGCGCAGGGGGTCGAGCAGGCCGCGGAGCTGGTCGGCGGTGAGCCATTGATTGCCGCCCACGTGAAGCCCCTGAAGGCGACGGTTCGCCGGATCAGCGATCCAGCGCTTGAGCCTCCGGTTGAGAGCGATCTGACCCCGCAGCCAGAGGATGTAAAGCCCCAGGGCCAGCAGGGCCAGGGCCGTGCCCCGGATCCAGTCCTGGCGGCGGTGGGTGCGGCGGTAGCGCTCGATCGCCCCCCGAATCTGCCCCAGATAACGCTCGGCAAGCTGCTGGCGGCTGAGGCCGAAACGGGCCGCGTTGCGATCGTCGACCGCGATCTGGGGATCGAACTCCCCGTTTCGCAGCAGGCCGATGCTGGTGTACGGGGGATCCTCGCGGATCACGAGCTGCGCCGGATCGACGCTGTAGTCGGCGGCCAGGGCCGCCAGCCGGCGGTTGCCCCGACGGGCCATTTCCACCGGGGTCTGGACCCCGACCGCAGCACGGATCTCCAGCACCCGCCGCCCCTCGAGCTCGACAAAGCCCGCCGGCGGCCCCACCGCCGCCGCCGGATTCCCGGGGGCGGCCCCTCCCAGAGCTGTCGGCAGCGCCGCCACCACCGCCACCGCCAGGGCCGCAGCCAGCAGCGCAGCCAGGAGCTGGCGCAGTCTTCGCCCCCAACCAAAGCGACGGGAGTGGCTCACGCGGGCGCGACGAAGGGTTGCACGGAACCTATCTTCTCGAGGCCCCCCAGGCTCGTCTGCCCTTGGGCATCGTTTCTCTTCCCATGCGCGGCAACCTGGGGATCAGGGCGTTGTTCATGGCCGTCCTGCTCCTGCTCACCATGGGCCCGCCCGTCTCCGCCGCCCCCTCCCCCGCGGGGGGCGACCCCCTGCCCTCCTGGCGGGAGGGCCCGGTCAAACGCCGGCTGCTGGCCTTCGTGGCCGCCGTCAGCACCCAAGGCAGCCGCGACTACGTGCCAGCGGCGGAGCGCCTGGCGGTGTTCGACAACGACGGCACCCTCTGGGGCGAGCAGCCGATGTATGTGCAGCTCGCCTTCGCCCTCGATCGGGCCCGAACGCTTGTGGCCCAGCGGCCGGAGCTGGCGGCCAACCCCGTGGTCGCCGCGGCGGCGGCCGGCGATGTCAAGGCGGTGATGGCCCAGGGCACCCAGGGGTTGCTGGAGCTGGTGGCCCTCACCCATGGCGGGATGAGCACGGAGACCTTCGCCCGGATCGTGCGCGACTGGTTCCGCAGCGCCTGCCATCCTGGCCTTCACCGGCCCTACAGCAGCCTCACCTTCGCGCCGATGGGTGAACTGTTGGAGCTGCTGCGCTCGCGGGGGTTCCTCACCGTGATCGTGTCCGGCGGCGGCAGCGATTTCCTGCGGGTGGTCACCGAGGAGCTCTACGGCGTGCCACCGGAGCAGGTGATCGGCTCCACCGTGCGCACCACCTATGCCGTCGAGGGGAGCGTGCCGGTGCTGCTGCGGCACCCCGAGGTGGCCTTCATCGATGACGGGGCCGGCAAGCCGGTGGGCATCCACACCGCCCTGGGCCGGCGGCCGATCGCCGCCTTCGGCAACTCCGACGGTGATTTCGAGATGCTCGAGTGGACCACCGCCGGCCCGGGCGCCCGCCTGGGCCTGATCCTTCACCACGACGACGCCGAACGGGAGTTCGCCTACGACCGGAACTCCCCCTTCGGCCGACTGGATCGGGCCCTGGCCGCGGCCCCGCAGCGGGGCTGGACGGTGGTGAGCATGCGCAACGACTGGGAGCGGGTGTACCGGCTCAGCGCGAGCCCCTGCTCCCCGTGAGGGTGGCGCTGGGCAAGAAGGCGCGCAGGCGGTTGCCTGAAAAAATCATGAATTGTTGACCGCTCCTTAACCGATCACTGGCAGAGTCCAACGGCGCACACCCCCTGACCCGCTCCCCTTGGTCCGCAGCGGCTTCAGACTGCGCTTGCCGCCATCAGCCCCAGGCTCAGCCCTCCACACACCTGATCCCATGCCCAACGGACAGCCCAACATCCTCATCCTCTGGGGCGATGACATCGGCCAGAGCAACCTCAGCTGCTACAGCGATGGCCTGATGGGCTATCAGACCCCCAACATCGACCGCGTCGCCAAGGAGGGCGGCCGCTTCATCCATTACTACGCCGAGCAGAGCTGCACCGCCGGCCGCGCCGCCTTCATCACCGGTCAGAGCGTGTTCCGCACCGGCCTCAGCAAGGTGGGCCTGCCCGGCGCCCCGGTGGGTTTCCAGGCCGAGGATCCCACCATCGCCGAGCTGCTGAAGCCGCTGGGCTACCGCACGGGGCAGTTCGGCAAGAACCACTTCGGCGACCGCGACGAGCATCTGCCCACGATGCACGGCTTCGATGAGTTCTTCGGCAATCTGTACCACCTCAATGCCGAGGAAGAACCCGAACTGCGCGACTACCCCAAAGAAGACGATCCTGAGTTCCCGAACTTCCGCAAGCGCTTCGCCCCGCGCGGCGTGTTGCACTGCTGGGCCAACGGTGACGGCACCCAGCGGATCGAGAACACCGGCCCACTCACCAAGAAGCGGATGGAAACCGCCGACGACGAGTTCATCGTCGAAGCCAAGCGCTTCATCCGCGATGCGGTGGCCTCGGGCGAGCCCTTCTTCGTGTGGTTCAACACCACCCACATGCACTTCCGCACCCACGCTCGGCCCCAGGATGTGGGCCAGTCAGGGCGTTGGCAGTCGGAATACCACGACGTGATGATCTATCACGACAACTGCATTGGCCAGATGCTGGATCTGGTCGATGAGCTGGGCATCGCCGATGACACGATCGTGATGTACAGCACCGACAACGGCCCGCACATGAACAGCTGGCCCGATGCCGGCATGACGCCTTTCCGTAACGAGAAGAACTCCAACTGGGAGGGGGCCTATCGGGTGCCCGCGCTGGTGCGCTGGCCGGGCCAGATCGAACCCGGCACCCTGTTCACGGGCGTCGTCAGCCACCTCGACTGGCTGCCCACGCTGCTGGCCGCCGCCGGCGAGCCCGAGATCAAGCAGAAACTCCTCGATGGCCATCAGGTGGGAAGCAAGAACTTCCACATCCACCTCGATGGCTACAACATGCTCGATTACTGGACGGGCAAGGCAGGCAAGAGCCCGCGGGTGGAGTTCTTCTACTTCTCCGACGACGGCGACCTCACCGGCCTGCGCTACGACAACTGGAAGTTCGTGTTCGCCGAGCAGCGCGTGACCGGCACGCTTCAGGTGTGGGCCGAGCCCTTCACCGTCCTGCGGCTGCCGAAGATCTTTAACCTGCTCACCGATCCCTACGAACGGGCCGACATCACCTCCAACACCTACTGGGACTGGATGCTCGACCATGCCTTCATGCTGGTGCCGGCCCAGGCCTTCGTGGCTGAATTCCTGTCTTCCTTCCAGGCGTATCCACCCCGCCAGAAGGCTGCCAGCTTCACGGTGGGCGATGTGCTGGAGAAGATGATCTCCGCCGGGGGCGCGAGCTGAGCTCCCGATGAGCGTGGCCCCCATCGTCAGCCGTTCCCGGCCGGGTCGCCCCCCGGCCCGGGACATGGCCTGGATTCCAGCGGGATCCTTTGTGATGGGCTCCGACCACCACTACCCGGAGGAAGCCCCGGCTCACCGGGTGGCGGTGGAGGGCTTCTGGATCGATCGCCATCTGGTCACCAACGCCCAGTTCCTGAAGTTCGTGAAGGCCACCGGCCACATCACCCTGGCCGAGCAGCCCGCCGATCCGGCCGATTACCCCGGTTCCCTGCCGGAGTTGCTCGCTCCTGCTTCGATCGTGTTCGTGCCGCCGCCCGGGCCGATCGGCACCGGCGATCCCTACCGCTGGTGGCAGTACGTGGTCGGCGCGAACTGGCGCCACCCGGAAGGCCCCGGCAGCTCGATCCGGGGGCGGGAGCAGCATCCCGTGGTGCATGTGGCCCATGCCGACGCGGCGGCCTACGCCGCTTGGATCGGCAAGAGCCTGCCGAGTGAAGCGGAGTGGGAACGGGCCGCCTGGGGGGGCCGTGAAGGGGCCGAATTCGCCTGGGGTGAGGAGCTTCACCCCGGCGGACGCCCGCTGGCGAACACGTTCCAGGGAGATTTCCCGCACCACAACAGCCTGCTGGACGGCTATGCGGGCACCTCGCCGGTGGGCGCCTTTCCAGCGAACGGCTACGGCCTGTTCGACACCATCGGCAATGTGTGGGAGTGGACGGACAGCTGGTACCTGGACCATGGGGCCAGGTCCGCCGGGGCGGAGGGCTGCTGCGCCTCCGGCTCGGAGGCCCGGGAGGCGAGCATCGATCGCAGCTCCCAGCACGGGGCGATTCCCCGCAAGGTGATGAAGGGAGGCTCCTTTCTGTGCGCCCCCAGCTACTGCCGCCGCTACCGGCCGGCGGCGCGCCTGGCCCAGGGCATCGACACCTCCACCTGCCACCTGGGCTTCCGCTGCCTCGTGCGTCCATGAAGATCCTGCCGATGCTGTGCGCGGCCGCCACCGCCACCGTGGCCTTCAAGGTCACCGAAGCGCTCTCGCCAATGGGGTCGGCCTTCGCCTGCTCGCTCACCATCGCCCTGACGACCTTCGCCAGCGTCCAGCGACCAGCGCTCCCCCTCTGGTCGGCCCTGTTGGGGGCCCTGGTGGGGTCCCTGGTGGGCGCCGGAACCGTGGCCGCCGATCTGGTCAGCGCAGAAGGTTTCACGGAGCTGGCCCCCCAGCGGGCCCTGATCGTGGGCAGCCTGGCCCTGGCGGGGATTGTGTCCGGTGCCCTCCTGGGGGGGAGTCTGCACCGGCCCTCCCTGCGTCCGCCCAGCGATCTGATCAAGGCCGCCAGCGCCCTGACCACCGGCGTCTTCGCCCTGTTCGTGACGCTCAAGTTCCTCCAGGCGGGTCTCGATCCCGCCCGCACCCTCTCCAGCCGCCTGAGCACCTCGCTCACCGTGCTGGTGGCCTCCCTGGTGCTGCCGGGCTGGGTGGCCTACATCCTCTGTCGGCCCAACCCAGCGGGGGACCCCTGATTCATGGCATGGAAGGAGGCAGTGGAGCAAGTGTTGGCGCAGGCCGTGGGGGCTCTGCAGTTCAGCCTGGAAACCCTCTCGGTGGTCTGCGTGCTGGTGGGGCTGGTGCAGACCCTGCGGCTCGCGTTCAGCCAGCGGCGCCGAAGCCGGGGCGCGGACTTCCCCTTTGCCCGGGTGCGGCTGCGGTTCGGCTCCTGGCTCTCGCTGGCGCTGGAGTTCCAGCTGGGGGCCGACATCGTCGCCACCACCACCGCCCCCAGCGATTCCAATCTGATCCGGCTGGCGGTAGTGGCGGCGATCCGGACCTTCCTGAACATCTTCCTGGCCCGGGAGATGGAGCAGCAGCAACGCCTGGAGGAGCGCTCCCACCCCGAAACAGCCCTGCCGCCCCTGCCATGACCGCCAACCTCACCAACGAACTGGCCAAGGAGCGCAACCGGGCGGCGGCGGAGCGCACCTTGATGGCCTGGATCCGCACCTGCCTGTCGCTGATCAGCTTCGGCTTCGGCCTCGACAAGATCGTCGGCGCCATCAACAGCAGTGGTGGACTCCGTGGGGGCCACGCCGAATGGAGCGTGCGCCTGGTGGCCATGGGCTTTGTGATCACCGGCATCCTGGCGATGGGAGCCGCCACCCGCCAGCACCACCGCGATCTCAGGCGCCTCCTGCGCGACGACTTCACTTACAGCCAGGAGCGCTCCCTGGCCACGGCCACGGCCGTGGCCCTGACCGTGATCGGCGTGTTCGCCCTGCTGATGCTGGCGATCGGCGCGATCAAGAACTGACTGTCCCCTTTCCCCATTCCCGCCATGGCCCAAGCTGCTGCCCTGCTGGTGAGCGCCACCCTGTTCGCGATCATGTTCGCGCTGGGGCTGAGCCTGGCCGGCGACAAATTGAACCTGGTGCGCGAGCGTCCCGCCCTGTTCGCCCGGGTGTTGCTGGGCACCTGCGTGCTGGTGCCCCTGCTGGCGCTGCTGCTGCTGAAGCTGCCGCTCAGCGCGGCCCTCACGCCATCGGCGCGGTTCGCCATCGCCCTGATGGCGATCTGCCCCAGCGCTCCCCTCGCCCTGCGCAAGGCCGGCCAGGCCACGGGCAGCCGTCAGCTGGCGTCCCAGCTGCAGGTGTCGGCGGCGGTGCTGGCGATCCTGTCGATCCCGCTGCTGGCTGACGTCTTCACCCAGACCTACGGAATCTCGGGCTGGGACATCGGTCCGCGGGAGGTGGCCCTGCAGATCAGCAAGGCCCAGCTCCTGCCCCTGGCCTGCGGCATGCTGATGCGGCAGTGGCGACCGGGCTGGGCCCAGCGCTGGGAGGGATTGTTCGACAAGCTGGCCAATGGTCTGCTGCTGCTGCTGATCGTGACGGTGCTGGTCAAGACCGGCCACCTGCTCGTTCCCTTCCTCTCCCGCAGTGCCCTGGCCCTGGGGTTCATGGCGGTGATGGTGGTGGCCTCCCTGGCGATCGGCCATCTGCTCGCCGGCAGCGACCCGGAGGAGCGCACCACCACCGCCCTGGTGACCTCGATGCGCAATCCCGGCCTGGCCCTGCTGCTGGCCAGCACCTACGCCAGTGGGATGGAAGGCCTCAAGCTCGCGATCCTGTCCTACCTGCTCATGACAGTGCTGCTGTCGGTGCCGTACCTGCGCTGGCGCAAAACCCTGAGCAGCGGCGTCGGCGCCTAGGCCACGCATCAAACCCTTACAAAACCACGACGAAGCTGCTGAGGGTGATTAACAAGAAAGGAAGCTCCCTCCGCCCCACACGCCCCATGCGCGATCGATCATTGCTGTTGCTGCTTGCCGCAGGAGTGCTCCTGGCCGCGGCCCCCGGCCGCGCCGAGACCCTCTACAAGCTCGATACCCGCTGCAGCGTCGCCAGTGGAGCACCCCAGGCCTGCAGCGTCGAGGCGATCAATGAAGGTGGCGCCACGCTCTATCGCCACCGCATCGGCACGGCGATCACAACGATCCGCATCACCGACAAGCCCCTGAGGATGGAAATCTGGCAGCAGGACACCAAGCAGTGGAAGTTCCTGCAGAGCGCCTCGGCCCGCTTCTCCACCAACACGCTTTGCTTCAACGGCCGTGAGCTGTGCGTGGTGAATCCCAACTACCTCAACAGCGTCAGCCAGGCCCGCTCCGACCTGATCGCCGGTCGCGATCTGGTCAAGGTGCACTTCGATGCCACCGGTCGCACGAACGCCAGCTGCTACGACGAAGGCTGCGAGCTGGACCTGAAATGAAACGCCTCTCTGGACTCGGCCTGGTGCTGGCCGGCATGATCGCCCTCCCGGCCGGGGCGGGGCTGGCCTTCGATCGCGCCCCTGACCTGGGCGCCCAGCAACTGATCGCCCGCGGCGGCGGCAGAGGGGGTGGCGGTGGCGGCTCCCGTGGGGGCGGCGGCGGTGGCGCCCGCATGGGCGGTGGCGGCGGCGGTGGGAATCGTGGCGGTGGCGGTGGCGCCCGTGGGGGTGGTGGGAACCGGGCCAACACTGGCTTCGCCAACGCCGGCGGCGGCCTCAACAGAGGCTCTGGCAAGCCCAGCGGCGGCTGGAGCAACCGGGTGTCCTCCCCCGGGGCCAACCCGTCGATCAACCGCCCAGCGGGCGGCGCGAACCTCGGCAATCGCACCCCGGGGAACCGTCCCAGCGGCGGCCGTGATCTGGCCGGCAATCGCAACCTGAACCGCGACGGAAACCGCAACCTCAACCGAGACCTCAACCGAAACGTCAATCGAGACGTCAACCGGAACATAAACAGAGACGTCAACCGGACCATCAACCGCTCGGCCAACGTCAACCGCAACTGGAACCGCAACGTCAACTTCAACAACGTCAACGTGCGGCCGGGCTGGGCCCGGGCCGGCTGGGGCGTGGCCCGGCCCTGGAACCACGGCTGGTACGGCGGCTGGAACACCCCCACCTGGGGCT
Protein-coding regions in this window:
- a CDS encoding folate-binding protein, whose protein sequence is MSATTSPWAWQPARPSRLVESVSLIRLEGPDSLRVLHGQTSQAIEGARAGQLLATCIIGPTARLRGLAEVLVDRGGAWLVVTAGEGALVHQALDRVLFPADQVTLGAVETATLITPLGPAPADPLPAAAPGHWEPLGDEGPQGWLLGKRLLWRDGPALPAPWGALSELDPVEQELWRLRQGFPAAPGELNDDTNPFELGLADRVSLSKGCYVGQETLAKLSTYDGVKQQLRRFVSAPGAPRAALAAGSVLVTAAGERAGKVSSCLELTASSAGTRQVVGLALVRRQALAEPVLWAGGAAGTGWALELSLPEAFVAPPLGAGRPKL
- a CDS encoding TM0106 family RecB-like putative nuclease, coding for MGPTTPNDRLPITDRLLRSWLRCRRRAWLDLHGEASERLWTAHRSLQLEDQYRSFAALVPRRPRHGPGACAEGAEAVVGLRLRGPGPGGLELEAHPPLLQRVEGHSRWGGWAYRPVLARQGRRLTREHRLAMSFSGRLLARTQQGPVDHALVVAVSGGALEQERLALTPALERQLDGQLLRMGEELGAGPMPPLTTDRKKCTLCSWRGFCGREAAAEGHLSEVSGIGAKRRELLIELGLPRLADLAAADPEQLADALEVHGEQHREVAAQLVAQARVQRSGVPQRLGAGPALPELESAPGVLIYDIESDPDARDDFLHGFLRLERGSDGWGDADAAPYHPLMALYEHGEARLWLRLQRLLARYPGWPVLHYGETESLALVRLAQRQGATDAELEALRARCLDLHQRLKRHWLLPVNSYGLKAVAGWLGFQWSQKGVDGARCLLWWRQWRSGTASAPRGSHHLLRRIFRYNHDDGLATWRVAQWLLEQDSRS
- a CDS encoding phosphoglucomutase/phosphomannomutase family protein, translating into MASAPLPLVPSPIAFGTDGWRGILGVDITIERLLSVAAAAARELEHSAPEGLRSREVVIGYDRRFMAPEFAAAIAAAVRGADLEPVLTDTPVPTPACSWAVVERAALGALVITASHNPPEWLGLKIKGHFGGSVEGDFTARVERRLAAGGITVPIEGDTPLIDGWGGYLDGLRRQVDTAALASGLAELGLKVIVDPMHGSAAGGLGALLGEGISEIRSARDPLFGGHPPEPLAPYLNELIARVNASTAAGQPAVGIVFDGDGDRIAAIDEHGRYCSTQLLMPLLIDHLAGARGLPGKVIKTVSGSDLMAAVAEDLGREVIEKPVGFKYIASEMLAGEVLIGGEESGGVGFGLHLPERDALLVALLLLEALVEGGLPLGARLNALQQRCGGASAYDRLDLRLKDMASRARLERQLAEAPPAEVAGAPVREVIRTDGVKLRLGPSHWLMLRFSGTEPLLRLYCEAPSEERVAQVLAWARALAEQA
- a CDS encoding mechanosensitive ion channel family protein; protein product: MSHSRRFGWGRRLRQLLAALLAAALAVAVVAALPTALGGAAPGNPAAAVGPPAGFVELEGRRVLEIRAAVGVQTPVEMARRGNRRLAALAADYSVDPAQLVIREDPPYTSIGLLRNGEFDPQIAVDDRNAARFGLSRQQLAERYLGQIRGAIERYRRTHRRQDWIRGTALALLALGLYILWLRGQIALNRRLKRWIADPANRRLQGLHVGGNQWLTADQLRGLLDPLRRIVHGAVLLLVSYLSIPLFLGLFPPTQALSQTLTGQIRALVVGGFASLVRAIPDLISVAVILGLSVLLMRASNAWFKAVELGNLRLRWFYPEWARPTARLVGIGILLLGAVLAYPYIPGANSKAFQGAGLFVGVLAALGSSAVAANLIGGLMLTYTRAYQEGDRVSINGTVGIVHDSALLVTRLRTPRNEVVSIPNATVLGASIVNYSLARREIDEPVVIATTVTIGYDVPWRQVHQLMLAAAAATAGISQEVPPFVLQTSLNDFHISYELNAYVADVETYRRSLSDLLGAIQDQFAAAGVEILSPGYHAMRNGNGSTVPPWPAQPFGEAPPG
- the rdgB gene encoding RdgB/HAM1 family non-canonical purine NTP pyrophosphatase, with the translated sequence MSAVHGFEGGPRVLVIASGNAGKLREFTALLSGLNLELLPQPAGLEVEETGDSFAANARLKAEAVARATGHWALADDSGLSVGALGGAPGLHSARYAASDSERIARLLRELDAAGSPETPADRRAQFTAALALADPSGQTVLEVEGICPGEILEAPRGVGGFGYDPIFWVPEAAQTFAEMDPELKRRLGHRGRALEALLPRLRPLLDGSPLG
- a CDS encoding HAD family hydrolase, with the protein product MRGNLGIRALFMAVLLLLTMGPPVSAAPSPAGGDPLPSWREGPVKRRLLAFVAAVSTQGSRDYVPAAERLAVFDNDGTLWGEQPMYVQLAFALDRARTLVAQRPELAANPVVAAAAAGDVKAVMAQGTQGLLELVALTHGGMSTETFARIVRDWFRSACHPGLHRPYSSLTFAPMGELLELLRSRGFLTVIVSGGGSDFLRVVTEELYGVPPEQVIGSTVRTTYAVEGSVPVLLRHPEVAFIDDGAGKPVGIHTALGRRPIAAFGNSDGDFEMLEWTTAGPGARLGLILHHDDAEREFAYDRNSPFGRLDRALAAAPQRGWTVVSMRNDWERVYRLSASPCSP